A single region of the Roseivivax sp. THAF197b genome encodes:
- a CDS encoding DUF3775 domain-containing protein, which produces MPEISTNKVVRVIFLAREYGPESHQLHDYISGLNEDEAANLVAIMWVGRESFDADDWDEALATARAEATAPTADYLSGMPELADQLESGLDALGIDVSDAEDHFRDR; this is translated from the coding sequence ATGCCGGAGATCAGCACCAACAAGGTCGTGCGCGTCATATTCCTCGCGCGGGAATACGGACCGGAAAGCCACCAGCTTCACGACTACATCTCCGGATTGAACGAGGATGAGGCCGCGAACCTCGTGGCGATCATGTGGGTGGGTCGCGAAAGTTTCGATGCGGATGACTGGGACGAGGCGCTCGCCACCGCACGGGCCGAGGCGACCGCACCGACGGCGGATTATCTGTCGGGCATGCCGGAACTGGCGGACCAGTTGGAATCCGGCCTCGATGCGCTTGGTATCGATGTGAGCGACGCCGAAGACCATTTCCGCGACCGGTAA
- a CDS encoding thioredoxin domain-containing protein, translating to MGLKLTCFECGQANRVPEDRLGAGPKCGTCGAALMPAKPVEISLDILRKAQATDEVPLVVDFWAAWCGPCRMMAPEFAKAAQMLKGRARFAKLDTEAHPAAGARYGIRGIPLLIAFRKGREIARRTGVTQAGEIAAWVGAEART from the coding sequence ATGGGCCTGAAACTGACATGCTTTGAGTGTGGACAAGCCAACCGGGTGCCCGAGGACCGGCTGGGCGCGGGGCCGAAATGCGGCACCTGCGGCGCGGCCTTGATGCCCGCGAAACCCGTCGAGATCAGCCTCGACATTCTCAGGAAGGCGCAAGCGACCGATGAGGTCCCGCTCGTCGTGGATTTCTGGGCCGCATGGTGCGGGCCGTGCCGGATGATGGCGCCGGAATTCGCGAAGGCTGCCCAGATGCTCAAGGGCCGGGCGCGCTTTGCCAAACTCGACACCGAGGCGCATCCGGCGGCGGGCGCTCGCTACGGCATCCGGGGCATTCCGCTGCTCATTGCCTTCCGCAAGGGGCGAGAGATCGCGCGCCGGACGGGCGTGACGCAGGCGGGCGAGATCGCGGCCTGGGTCGGCGCCGAGGCGCGGACGTGA
- a CDS encoding DnaJ C-terminal domain-containing protein yields MIDDPYMVLGVAKTASQDEIKKAYRKLAKSLHPDLNPDDPDKQARFQAVSAAHDLLRDPEKRRRFDAGEIDASGQERPQRQYYHQYADQDAGARYDGGPGGPSFGGGFRPGADEDLAQAFADLFGGRARGGGPRGAFQARGQDQRYHLDVDFLDAALGAKRSVTMPDGKAIEISIPPGVRNGQTLRLRGKGQPGLGDGPPGDALITIAVGAHPVFIREGDNIEMELPITLDEAVLGAKVDVPTIAGSVAMTIPPGASSGRRLRLKGRGIKRGNKAGDQTVRLKIVLPPEIDDETRKLAERMRDKAAFDPRAELRKSL; encoded by the coding sequence ATGATCGACGATCCCTACATGGTTCTAGGCGTGGCCAAGACGGCGTCTCAGGACGAGATCAAGAAGGCCTACCGCAAACTCGCCAAGTCCCTGCATCCCGATCTGAACCCCGACGATCCCGACAAGCAGGCGCGCTTTCAGGCGGTCTCTGCTGCGCACGATCTGCTGCGCGATCCCGAAAAGCGTCGGCGCTTCGATGCAGGCGAGATCGACGCCTCCGGTCAGGAACGCCCGCAGCGGCAATATTATCATCAATACGCCGATCAGGATGCGGGCGCGCGCTACGATGGCGGACCGGGTGGGCCGAGCTTCGGAGGCGGGTTCAGACCCGGCGCGGATGAGGATCTGGCGCAGGCCTTCGCGGACCTCTTCGGCGGTCGCGCGCGCGGCGGCGGGCCACGCGGGGCGTTTCAGGCGCGCGGTCAGGACCAGCGCTATCACCTGGATGTCGATTTCCTCGATGCCGCGCTGGGGGCGAAACGCTCTGTCACCATGCCCGACGGCAAGGCCATCGAAATCTCGATTCCGCCGGGCGTGCGCAACGGCCAGACCCTGCGGCTTCGCGGCAAGGGCCAGCCGGGACTGGGCGATGGCCCGCCCGGAGACGCGCTCATCACCATCGCCGTGGGTGCGCATCCGGTCTTCATCCGCGAGGGCGACAATATCGAGATGGAACTGCCGATCACGCTCGACGAGGCGGTGCTCGGCGCGAAGGTTGATGTGCCCACGATCGCGGGCTCGGTCGCGATGACGATCCCCCCGGGTGCGTCCTCGGGGCGACGGCTGCGCCTCAAGGGCCGGGGGATCAAGCGGGGCAACAAGGCAGGCGATCAGACCGTCCGGCTGAAGATCGTGCTGCCGCCCGAGATCGACGACGAGACGCGCAAGCTGGCGGAGCGGATGCGGGACAAGGCCGCCTTCGACCCGCGCGCGGAATTGAGGAAAAGCCTATGA
- a CDS encoding MerR family transcriptional regulator produces the protein MSLDERMVVARIERLTVHDLRLWVSEGWVRPAESEAGPIFDDVDVARLRLLCDLSKDMALPEDAIPTLLSLIDNLHRTRRDLRLLREAVEDQPDDIRRAVLASLKARIGGSD, from the coding sequence ATGAGCCTCGATGAACGGATGGTCGTCGCGCGCATCGAGCGCCTCACGGTGCACGATCTGCGGCTATGGGTCAGCGAAGGCTGGGTCCGTCCCGCCGAAAGCGAGGCGGGCCCGATTTTCGATGACGTGGATGTCGCGCGCCTGCGCTTGCTGTGCGATCTGAGCAAGGACATGGCGCTGCCGGAAGACGCGATCCCGACGCTGCTGTCACTCATAGACAACCTGCATCGCACGCGGCGCGACCTGCGTCTTTTGCGCGAGGCCGTCGAGGATCAGCCAGATGATATCCGCCGCGCCGTGCTGGCATCGCTGAAGGCGCGGATCGGCGGCTCGGACTAG
- a CDS encoding alpha/beta fold hydrolase: MPTLTTDDGVALYYEETGQGTPVLFVHEFAGDCRSWEPQVRYFARRYRCIVFNARGWPPSDVPDDPAKYSQARATADVIAILDGLGIDRAHVVGLSMGGYATLHLGLTAPERALSLVVSGVGYGAERERQTLWRAEADASAERLRRDGMKAFAEHYTQGPTRVQFQNKNPRGWREFADAMAEHSATGSAHTQQQVQRERPSIYDLEDGLRAMTTPCLILNGDEDWPCSLPGIFLKSVIPSAQLQVVPGTGHTVNLEEPDLFNTALEKFFAQVDAGRWPLRDPRAVSDSITGVVPSDRS; the protein is encoded by the coding sequence ATGCCGACACTCACAACCGATGATGGCGTCGCCCTTTACTACGAGGAGACGGGGCAGGGCACGCCGGTCCTGTTCGTGCATGAATTCGCAGGCGATTGTCGCAGCTGGGAGCCGCAGGTGCGCTACTTCGCGCGTCGCTACCGCTGCATCGTCTTCAATGCGCGCGGCTGGCCACCCTCGGACGTGCCGGACGATCCGGCGAAGTATTCGCAGGCGCGGGCCACGGCGGATGTCATCGCCATCCTCGACGGGCTCGGCATCGACCGGGCGCATGTGGTGGGCCTGTCGATGGGGGGATATGCGACGCTGCATCTCGGCCTGACCGCGCCCGAGCGCGCCTTGTCGCTCGTTGTCTCCGGCGTGGGATATGGCGCGGAGCGAGAGCGCCAGACGCTATGGCGGGCCGAGGCGGATGCCAGCGCCGAAAGGTTGCGCCGCGACGGCATGAAGGCGTTTGCGGAGCATTACACGCAAGGACCGACCCGCGTGCAATTCCAGAACAAGAATCCGCGCGGCTGGCGCGAATTCGCAGACGCGATGGCGGAGCATTCGGCAACAGGCTCGGCCCATACCCAGCAGCAGGTGCAGCGCGAACGCCCGTCGATCTACGATCTTGAGGATGGTCTGCGCGCCATGACAACGCCCTGCCTGATCCTGAACGGGGACGAGGATTGGCCCTGTTCACTGCCAGGCATATTCCTGAAATCGGTCATTCCAAGCGCGCAGCTTCAGGTCGTGCCGGGCACTGGGCATACCGTCAATCTTGAGGAACCGGATCTTTTCAACACTGCGTTGGAGAAGTTCTTCGCGCAGGTCGATGCGGGACGCTGGCCCCTGCGCGATCCGCGCGCGGTCAGCGACAGCATCACGGGTGTTGTGCCGTCCGATCGAAGCTGA
- a CDS encoding GTPase family protein — MIIDRARGFLLRWRILVRAGAIAVPVLVSCLLGLLWLREHGYLLEFTITCLVIGLLAYLALKLPMWLGKAAPSEPMDLTETYHVEADPDWSPSEQKAFAAARKLIDTRLRHPLPVEEIQDFALEVIRKVAEASGETGKRDLDFTIPEALLLVERVSSRLRADLRAHIAISDRISVGTLVWLWQNQDRAKRLYGLGHGAYRVYRLTAGLPVAVMRETLDLVTSGNSKMLTGELQVIGQRILFEEIARAATELYSGRLRMSDAELLESILQEADIDRQRLAEPDAPLRIAVAGQVSAGKSSLVNALLGMNVAETDMPPTTDRDTVHEGDIDGLPCAMVDLPGLDGSAKATEMTLREADRCDILLWVAAANRPGREIDRATIAKIETQFAEKPGRRVPPLIGIATFCDKLAGSDWPYPEHSIPQEVQTRIGAAVTAIAQETGMDAPVPVALGNHPWNVSAVRQQVSVRLLEGIRVQRNRTRLTRGDKSFGREALDTVQGVTKSLRSLSKHAAARYRRSDKTPR, encoded by the coding sequence ATGATCATTGATCGCGCACGCGGCTTCCTGCTCAGATGGCGCATCCTCGTGCGGGCGGGGGCAATCGCGGTGCCGGTTCTCGTGTCGTGCCTTCTGGGCCTTCTGTGGCTGCGCGAGCATGGCTACCTTCTGGAATTCACGATCACCTGTCTGGTCATCGGGCTCTTGGCCTATCTCGCGCTGAAACTGCCCATGTGGCTTGGCAAGGCCGCGCCATCCGAGCCGATGGACCTGACCGAGACGTATCATGTGGAGGCCGATCCCGATTGGTCGCCCTCCGAACAGAAGGCCTTTGCTGCGGCGCGCAAGCTGATCGACACGCGCCTGCGCCATCCCCTGCCCGTCGAGGAGATCCAGGATTTCGCCCTCGAGGTGATCCGCAAGGTGGCCGAGGCCTCGGGCGAGACGGGCAAGCGCGATCTCGACTTCACGATCCCCGAGGCCCTGCTTCTGGTGGAGCGCGTGTCATCCCGGCTGCGTGCCGATCTCAGGGCGCATATCGCCATCTCGGACCGGATCTCGGTCGGCACGCTGGTCTGGCTCTGGCAGAACCAGGACCGAGCCAAGCGGCTTTACGGTCTGGGGCACGGCGCCTATCGCGTTTATCGGCTGACCGCGGGCCTGCCTGTTGCGGTGATGCGCGAGACGCTGGATCTGGTTACCAGCGGCAATTCCAAGATGCTGACCGGGGAGTTGCAGGTCATCGGCCAGCGGATCCTCTTCGAGGAGATCGCCCGCGCCGCAACGGAGCTTTATTCCGGGCGCTTGCGGATGTCCGACGCGGAGCTTCTCGAAAGTATCCTGCAGGAGGCCGATATCGACCGACAGCGTCTGGCCGAACCCGATGCGCCCTTGCGGATCGCGGTCGCGGGACAGGTCAGCGCGGGCAAATCCAGCCTGGTGAATGCCTTGCTCGGGATGAATGTGGCCGAGACGGACATGCCGCCAACCACGGATCGCGACACGGTGCATGAAGGCGACATCGACGGTCTGCCCTGCGCCATGGTCGACCTTCCGGGCCTCGATGGCAGCGCCAAGGCCACCGAGATGACCCTGCGCGAGGCGGATCGCTGCGACATCCTTCTGTGGGTCGCGGCGGCCAACCGTCCGGGCCGGGAAATCGACCGGGCCACGATCGCGAAGATCGAGACGCAATTCGCGGAGAAGCCCGGCCGTCGCGTGCCGCCCCTGATCGGCATCGCCACCTTCTGCGACAAGCTGGCCGGGTCCGACTGGCCCTACCCGGAGCATTCCATTCCGCAGGAGGTGCAGACCCGCATCGGGGCTGCCGTCACCGCGATCGCGCAGGAGACGGGCATGGATGCGCCGGTCCCGGTGGCGCTGGGCAATCACCCGTGGAACGTCTCGGCGGTGCGGCAGCAGGTCTCCGTCCGGCTTCTGGAAGGCATCCGGGTGCAGCGCAACCGCACGCGCCTGACGCGCGGAGACAAATCCTTCGGGCGCGAGGCGCTGGATACGGTTCAGGGCGTCACCAAGAGCCTTCGGTCGCTCTCGAAACACGCGGCGGCGCGGTACAGGCGGTCCGACAAGACGCCACGCTGA
- a CDS encoding YcjF family protein yields the protein MRNPFDRFTGQTPEDAADPPPEAEAMARDIPIVWLLGRTGAGKSSLIRVLTGLDEIAVGNGYAPCTRSSQSFDFPAEEPLVRFLDTRGLGEAGYDPSEDLAACEGHSHAVMVVARLDDPIQGEVADALKAVVQRRPKMEILLVHTGADLVPDPAMRSRAKAAIQKRIEDAAGRSVPHVVISLPAHGNPRADELAALKDALVETLPNAGLALREEAATDAESRAFNAVRRTVLLYSGMAGGSDALPILGLFSSTGLQFTMLKKLGDHYGVPVTLALARNFLSLLGVGVGGRLLGSVALRQGGKLIPGYGQTAGAVAAGAFTFVATYALGRTAGRYLYTLSMGETPTRDDIQATFREALKGAGQQHDPGQQHDH from the coding sequence ATGCGTAACCCGTTTGATCGTTTCACCGGGCAGACCCCGGAGGATGCCGCAGACCCGCCCCCCGAGGCGGAGGCAATGGCGCGCGACATCCCGATCGTCTGGCTGCTGGGGCGGACGGGTGCGGGCAAAAGCTCCCTCATCCGGGTTCTGACCGGGCTCGACGAGATCGCGGTCGGGAACGGCTATGCCCCCTGCACGCGCAGCTCGCAGAGTTTCGACTTCCCCGCCGAGGAGCCGCTCGTGCGGTTTCTGGACACGCGGGGCCTCGGCGAAGCGGGCTATGATCCAAGCGAGGATCTGGCGGCCTGCGAAGGCCACAGCCACGCCGTGATGGTCGTGGCCCGGCTCGATGATCCGATCCAGGGCGAGGTTGCGGACGCCTTGAAGGCGGTGGTGCAACGCCGCCCGAAGATGGAGATCTTGCTTGTGCATACGGGCGCGGATCTTGTTCCCGATCCGGCCATGCGATCCCGTGCCAAGGCCGCCATTCAGAAGCGGATCGAGGACGCGGCGGGGCGATCCGTTCCCCATGTCGTCATCAGCCTGCCCGCCCATGGCAATCCGCGCGCAGACGAGCTTGCCGCCCTGAAGGATGCGCTGGTCGAAACCCTGCCCAATGCCGGGCTGGCGCTGCGCGAGGAAGCCGCGACCGACGCCGAATCCCGCGCCTTCAACGCGGTGCGCCGAACCGTTCTGCTTTACTCCGGCATGGCGGGCGGGTCAGACGCGCTGCCCATCTTGGGGCTGTTTTCGTCGACGGGATTGCAATTCACCATGCTCAAGAAGCTTGGCGATCATTACGGCGTGCCCGTTACGCTGGCGCTGGCGCGGAATTTCCTGTCTCTTCTGGGTGTGGGCGTCGGTGGCCGCCTTCTGGGCAGCGTTGCGCTGCGGCAGGGCGGCAAGCTGATTCCGGGATACGGTCAGACCGCAGGCGCGGTGGCCGCAGGTGCGTTCACCTTCGTTGCGACCTATGCGCTGGGTCGGACGGCGGGGCGGTATCTCTATACCTTGTCGATGGGCGAGACGCCCACGCGCGACGACATCCAGGCCACCTTTCGCGAAGCCTTGAAGGGGGCTGGGCAGCAGCATGACCCCGGGCAGCAGCATGATCATTGA
- a CDS encoding gamma-glutamylcyclotransferase — MSDDPFAHHPELRDKIAAPEASFFRDFSFEGMIERFPEMAVHRDWPHRDDAREALRAAALSGHSGDLWVFGYGSLMWDPALHFSEVRRAYLPDYERKMMLVEWRGARGTAEAPGLMAALDTGHGCEGLAFRIAADLVDTETRILFRREMLAPAYLARMVPVELDDEPVQALTFVADHAVPDMRADIAREEQIRYIAHGAGFLGTSRDYLANIVAHFEALGIEDADCESLLRDVDEYLSAKAQSA, encoded by the coding sequence TTGTCCGATGATCCTTTCGCACATCACCCCGAACTGCGCGACAAGATCGCAGCCCCCGAGGCGTCGTTCTTTCGCGACTTCTCATTCGAGGGGATGATCGAGCGCTTTCCCGAAATGGCGGTGCATCGCGACTGGCCGCACCGGGATGACGCCCGGGAAGCGCTGCGCGCGGCGGCGTTGAGCGGGCATTCGGGCGATCTCTGGGTCTTTGGCTACGGCTCCCTGATGTGGGATCCGGCGCTCCACTTTTCCGAAGTCCGTCGCGCCTACCTGCCGGATTACGAGCGCAAGATGATGCTGGTGGAGTGGCGCGGGGCGCGTGGGACCGCTGAGGCGCCCGGTCTCATGGCAGCGCTCGATACGGGCCATGGCTGCGAGGGGCTGGCGTTCCGGATCGCGGCGGATTTGGTCGATACCGAGACGCGGATTCTCTTCCGTCGGGAAATGCTGGCGCCGGCCTATCTCGCGCGGATGGTTCCCGTCGAGCTTGATGACGAACCGGTCCAGGCGCTGACCTTCGTGGCCGATCATGCCGTGCCCGACATGCGCGCCGATATCGCCCGCGAAGAGCAGATCCGCTATATCGCGCATGGGGCGGGCTTTCTGGGCACCAGCCGGGATTACCTGGCCAATATTGTCGCGCATTTCGAGGCGCTCGGTATCGAGGACGCGGATTGCGAGTCCTTGCTGCGAGATGTCGATGAGTATCTGTCGGCCAAGGCCCAGTCGGCCTGA
- a CDS encoding ABC transporter ATP-binding protein: MTRIAYTTRGLTKVYGEGHSAVHALRGVDLQIPEGEIVVLLGPSGSGKSTLLNIIGGLDRGTAGEVLFRDQRLSAMNDTELTRYRRNHVGFVFQFYNLMPSLTARENVELVTEIATDPMDADAALDLVGLRARTDHFPAQLSGGEQQRVAIARAIAKQPDVLFCDEPTGALDSATGRSVLRVLADVNARLGSTVLMVTHAANQARMADRVIHFADGDIREIVENRDKRPPEEIVW, from the coding sequence ATGACCCGTATCGCCTATACCACCCGCGGTCTGACCAAGGTCTACGGGGAGGGGCATTCCGCGGTTCACGCCCTGCGCGGGGTCGATCTGCAGATCCCGGAGGGCGAGATCGTCGTCCTGCTGGGGCCGTCCGGGTCGGGGAAATCCACGCTTCTCAACATCATCGGGGGCCTGGATCGTGGCACGGCGGGCGAGGTTCTGTTCCGGGACCAGCGGCTCAGCGCCATGAACGACACCGAGTTGACGCGCTACAGGCGCAACCACGTGGGCTTCGTGTTCCAGTTCTACAACCTGATGCCGAGCCTTACCGCGCGCGAGAATGTCGAACTGGTGACGGAGATTGCGACGGATCCGATGGATGCAGATGCCGCACTCGATCTTGTCGGGTTGCGCGCCCGGACGGATCACTTCCCCGCCCAGCTTTCCGGTGGGGAACAGCAGCGCGTCGCCATCGCGCGCGCCATCGCAAAGCAGCCCGATGTGCTGTTCTGCGACGAGCCGACAGGCGCGCTCGATTCCGCCACGGGGCGGTCGGTGCTGCGGGTGCTTGCGGATGTGAATGCGCGGCTCGGCTCCACCGTGCTGATGGTTACCCATGCCGCGAACCAGGCACGCATGGCCGACCGGGTCATCCATTTTGCCGACGGAGACATCCGTGAGATCGTGGAAAACCGCGACAAGCGCCCGCCCGAGGAGATCGTCTGGTGA
- a CDS encoding ABC transporter permease — protein sequence MSPLDHKLLRDLWRMKGQAAAIGAVIAMGVMMLVMMTGLVASLSETRDAYYDRYRMADIFAPVARAPERLSGRLADIPGVASVQTRVVGRALIDVPGRDLPVQAMATSLPDRGRPALNDVYLTDGRMPSVGRPDEILLLQGFAVAHGLRPGDALRATMNGARRSFDIVGLAQSPEFLYTTAPGELVPDDARFGVIWMGRASLAAAYDMDGAFNEVLLGLSRGASERSVRESVDRMLDPYGGAGAYGLADQFSNRFVSEEISGLEAAAVSVPPLFLAVAAFLLNIVISRMVQSEREEIGLMKAFGYTNTEVGAHYFKLILAIAAGGAAAGCLGGIAAGRALVGIYTIYFKFPFLVFQLDPASFATGVIVSILAASAGGLFVLRRVFALAPAMAMRPPAPPNFSRSGRVGRSLNRFLDQPSRMVLRRLTRQPVRMAGSVIGIASGMALSVAMITIYAGFDRSIDLTFSVIDRSDVTVSFTHPVSDKTLFELVRLPGVERAEPVRHVSVVMRNGRRAHRGALIGLPPEPELNRALDADLAAINLPERGIVLSDVLARMLDVAPGDMLTVDVREGRRPLLQIPVTGTAQTLLGSPAYMDLHALNRALREPGRISAAYLTIDTREAGAIYAALQAMPIVAGVSLKAEARDSVARVMNEGAGSIRYVMGAIAFIITFGIVYNAARIALAERARDLASLRVIGFSRGEVAFVLLGELAVVTAIALPVGAILGYHLSFVIAAGYSTDLYQIPAIFDPVSYGQAMLVVLGAAFVSGWLVKRDLDRVDLIEALKTRE from the coding sequence GTGAGCCCGCTCGATCACAAGCTCCTGCGTGATCTGTGGCGCATGAAGGGGCAGGCGGCCGCCATCGGCGCCGTGATCGCCATGGGCGTGATGATGCTGGTGATGATGACGGGCCTCGTCGCCTCGCTGAGCGAGACACGCGACGCCTATTACGACCGCTACCGCATGGCCGATATCTTCGCGCCGGTGGCCCGCGCGCCGGAGCGCCTGAGCGGACGCCTCGCGGATATTCCCGGTGTTGCGTCGGTGCAGACGCGGGTGGTCGGGCGCGCCCTCATCGATGTGCCGGGGCGGGATCTGCCGGTTCAGGCGATGGCAACCTCCCTGCCAGACCGGGGCCGTCCGGCGCTCAACGACGTGTACCTGACCGATGGCCGGATGCCGTCTGTCGGGCGCCCGGACGAAATTCTGCTGCTGCAGGGATTTGCCGTCGCCCATGGCCTGCGACCGGGCGACGCTTTGCGCGCAACCATGAACGGGGCGCGGCGCAGCTTCGATATCGTCGGTCTCGCGCAAAGCCCCGAGTTTCTTTACACCACGGCACCCGGAGAGTTGGTGCCCGACGATGCGCGGTTCGGCGTGATCTGGATGGGCCGTGCAAGCCTGGCCGCGGCTTACGACATGGACGGCGCCTTCAACGAGGTCTTGCTGGGCCTGTCGCGCGGCGCGTCGGAGCGGTCCGTGCGGGAGAGTGTCGACCGGATGCTCGATCCCTATGGCGGGGCAGGGGCTTACGGTCTGGCCGATCAGTTCTCGAACCGCTTCGTCTCTGAGGAGATCTCCGGCCTTGAAGCCGCCGCGGTCAGCGTGCCGCCTCTGTTCCTCGCGGTCGCGGCCTTTCTTCTGAACATCGTCATCAGCCGCATGGTGCAGTCCGAGCGCGAGGAGATCGGGCTGATGAAAGCCTTCGGCTATACCAATACCGAAGTCGGCGCGCATTATTTCAAGCTGATCCTCGCCATTGCAGCGGGTGGAGCCGCGGCAGGCTGTCTTGGCGGTATCGCGGCCGGGCGGGCCTTGGTCGGCATCTATACGATCTACTTCAAGTTTCCCTTCCTCGTCTTCCAACTCGATCCTGCCTCCTTCGCGACCGGCGTGATCGTCAGCATTCTCGCTGCATCGGCAGGCGGGCTTTTTGTACTGCGTCGGGTCTTCGCGCTGGCACCGGCCATGGCGATGCGCCCGCCCGCGCCGCCCAATTTCAGCCGAAGCGGTAGGGTTGGCCGAAGCCTGAACCGGTTTCTCGATCAGCCCTCGCGGATGGTGCTGCGCCGCCTGACACGTCAGCCCGTGCGCATGGCGGGCTCGGTCATCGGCATTGCTTCGGGCATGGCGCTGTCGGTGGCCATGATCACGATCTATGCGGGCTTTGACCGCAGCATCGACCTGACCTTTTCGGTCATCGACCGCAGCGATGTCACCGTCAGCTTCACCCATCCCGTAAGCGACAAGACCCTGTTCGAACTCGTGCGGCTGCCAGGTGTGGAGCGTGCCGAGCCGGTACGCCATGTCAGCGTGGTGATGCGCAACGGGCGACGGGCCCATCGCGGCGCGCTCATCGGCTTGCCGCCGGAGCCGGAGCTCAATCGCGCGCTCGATGCGGACCTCGCGGCGATCAACTTGCCGGAACGCGGAATCGTGCTGTCGGATGTGCTGGCGCGCATGCTCGATGTGGCGCCGGGCGACATGCTGACCGTGGATGTCCGCGAGGGGCGCCGCCCGCTCTTGCAGATCCCGGTGACCGGGACGGCGCAGACCCTGCTGGGATCGCCCGCCTACATGGACCTGCATGCCCTCAATCGCGCGCTGCGCGAGCCCGGGCGCATCTCCGCCGCCTATCTGACCATCGACACACGCGAGGCCGGGGCGATCTATGCCGCCCTTCAGGCCATGCCGATTGTCGCGGGCGTCAGCCTGAAGGCGGAGGCGCGCGACTCGGTCGCCCGCGTGATGAACGAAGGCGCGGGCTCGATCCGCTACGTGATGGGGGCGATTGCCTTCATCATAACCTTCGGCATCGTCTACAACGCCGCCCGGATCGCGCTGGCCGAACGCGCGCGCGACCTGGCCAGCCTGCGGGTCATCGGCTTTTCACGCGGGGAGGTCGCGTTTGTCCTTCTGGGGGAACTGGCCGTGGTCACGGCGATCGCGCTGCCGGTCGGGGCGATCCTCGGATACCATCTGTCGTTTGTGATCGCGGCGGGCTACTCGACCGATCTTTACCAGATCCCCGCCATTTTCGATCCGGTCAGCTATGGTCAGGCCATGCTTGTCGTCCTTGGGGCGGCCTTCGTCTCGGGCTGGCTGGTCAAGCGCGATCTGGATCGGGTCGATCTGATCGAAGCGCTCAAAACACGGGAATAG
- a CDS encoding efflux RND transporter periplasmic adaptor subunit has product MAKARKRSRLILSGLVALLIGAALVIAFWPRPVMVDLGAVTRGPMMVTIDEEGRTRVAEAYVVSTPVAGRLQRVQVHPGDPVVQDQTVVAHMLPTNPAALDVRTREQAQAALQAAEAALRVARADLNAALANRDLAESELDRARQLSERQIASKAAFDRARQNFRVAEATVETAEAAIAIREADLANARAQLIGFDDQGLARAIGNTRSDDIPLYAPADGRILRILQESATTLPAGAPIMEIGDVDGSLEVVVDLISSDAVQVAPGDPVLIADWGGPDTLPGEVRRVDPFGVTTFSALGVEEQRVAVTIAMTGPKEARRALGHGYRVEARIIVWQNEDALRVPASALFRDGAGWAVFRDTEGRAGLSPVEIGQNNGVTAEVLDGLSAGDRVVLYPSAAISDGMAIAERSIE; this is encoded by the coding sequence ATGGCAAAAGCACGGAAACGTTCGCGTCTGATCCTCTCTGGGCTTGTTGCGCTGCTGATCGGGGCCGCGCTGGTGATTGCCTTCTGGCCTCGTCCGGTGATGGTCGATCTGGGCGCTGTGACGCGCGGCCCGATGATGGTCACGATCGATGAGGAGGGCCGCACGCGCGTGGCCGAGGCTTATGTGGTCTCGACGCCGGTTGCGGGGCGGCTGCAGCGCGTGCAGGTCCATCCCGGCGATCCGGTGGTCCAGGATCAGACCGTCGTGGCGCATATGCTGCCCACCAATCCCGCAGCGCTCGATGTGCGGACGCGGGAACAGGCACAAGCCGCCCTGCAAGCCGCCGAAGCGGCCTTGCGCGTGGCCCGCGCGGACCTGAATGCGGCACTGGCCAATCGCGACCTCGCCGAGAGCGAGCTGGACCGCGCCCGGCAATTGAGTGAGCGGCAGATCGCCAGCAAGGCCGCCTTCGACCGCGCGCGTCAGAATTTCCGCGTGGCCGAAGCGACGGTCGAGACAGCGGAGGCCGCCATTGCCATCCGGGAGGCCGATCTTGCGAATGCGCGCGCGCAACTCATCGGGTTCGATGATCAGGGGCTCGCTCGGGCCATCGGCAATACCCGCAGCGACGACATCCCGCTTTACGCACCTGCCGACGGGCGCATCCTGCGGATCTTGCAGGAAAGCGCCACGACCCTGCCTGCGGGCGCCCCGATCATGGAGATTGGCGATGTGGACGGATCGCTCGAAGTGGTTGTCGATCTCATCTCTTCGGATGCGGTGCAGGTGGCGCCCGGCGATCCGGTCCTTATCGCCGATTGGGGTGGTCCGGACACGCTGCCGGGCGAGGTGCGGCGCGTCGATCCGTTCGGGGTGACCACGTTCTCGGCGCTCGGGGTCGAGGAACAGCGCGTGGCGGTCACCATCGCAATGACCGGACCGAAGGAAGCGCGACGCGCGCTTGGCCACGGATACCGCGTCGAGGCGCGGATCATCGTCTGGCAGAACGAGGATGCATTGCGCGTCCCCGCCAGCGCGCTGTTTCGAGACGGCGCCGGATGGGCGGTCTTCCGCGACACGGAGGGGCGGGCCGGTCTGAGCCCGGTCGAGATCGGTCAGAACAACGGTGTCACGGCAGAGGTGCTTGACGGGCTGTCTGCGGGCGATCGCGTGGTCCTGTACCCGTCGGCCGCGATATCCGACGGCATGGCAATCGCGGAGCGCAGTATCGAATGA